The DNA segment CCAAAGAGGTCCATGTGAACTAACCCTAGGCATTGAAAGACAGAGTTACAACCCTTATTTTAAAAGTTGATCTCACTTGTTAGCCCAACTGCCAGGTAGTGCAAATCTTATATTTTGGAAATCACCCTTGGGCAAAATGGTGACCAAATATTGATTACTCAAGATGgcaatatatttgaaattaaggtggtttaaccatatgttccACAACCAATGTCTATCACTCTGAGCAATAAATCAAGTATGAGGGGCAAGTTGATCATCTTTCTATTTTATCCTATAGGTGTTTTGTTATATTAAACGTGTTAGCATGATATCACATTTGCTAGACTTGACTGTGCATATGTGTTATTGAAACTCAATAGAATAATCATTATCACATAACTGACTAATGCTAATCAAGTTGTAGAAAGTCTTTTCAGCAATAAATGCATATTTATTGATAACATTACCATGGATAAGCATACCCTTACCCACATATCTAACCTTCATCACCAATAGTGATTCTCAGTCCTTTGCTTTCAATGATTTCAGTGAGAATTTCTTTGTTTCCTATCATGTGTCTTGAGCATCCACTGTCAAGATACCAAGTATACTTCTCAACCGTTTTGGTTTTGTGTACATGTCATCAAAACAAAGAAGTATCTTTGGTACATATATCTATTTGAGTCTAGATCGGATTATCTCTTTCTGGACCCACACTTAAATCACTGTCATAGGTATACCAATGCGTGTGTCCAGAAATGCAAGCGGTCAAAAGACCTTGTGTGTGCTAAAAGATGTTCTAGGTTTAGCCATGTGTTGTCTAGGCCTTTGATCGTTGCTATTTAAtttgtacctcttttgaactgacCTATTGTTAAAGTACTGTCTAGATGTCCTGTTTCAAACTCCTTGTTTGGATTGAGAATGCTTGTTCCAATACTGGCTGGGAATTTACTGGTCACAATGTCTAATCCCATGAGGTCTTGCTTTAAGCTAGGTCTTTCTAGGGATGGGATTATGAGATTCCACATAGCCCATGCCTCTATACTTAGCCTTTTTCTCATAGAGTACTTTTTTATTTGCTTTAATCGTAGGCTCAATGTGTTCGTAAATCTTACTGGATCTACAAAGTTTATCATTTCATAATTGCTCTTATCCAAACTCGATTGAGTACTAGTTTTAGTATGACTGCATTCATTAGCACCAACGTCTAATTCGGTTCTTCCACTAGCTTGCTTATGTTTTTCATGCATCTTACTCAAGAAAACCGAAAACTGGTTTCAAAAGTTGATTActttaatcaaattttaattttattctcaTTTAGAGTGGCTTGGAACATACGTATCATGTTGTCATTCTAAGTCCCTGGAAGATTTAGCTTGACCCTAAGACCATCAAGTTTTTTCGTTGCAAGCAACTAGATTCACTAGACTTTGTCTTTTAGGTTAGCTTTCTCTGCCTTGACTTCCTCGAAAGTCTGAGACAACTTCTTATACTCTTTTAATTTGTCATGTCATGCAATGAAGTAACCAAATATTCTCGTGTGAATTCACTTGAGACATTCATAAACCTCATAAGTTTCTTCTTCCTCTAGTTATGAGCTTGCCATGAATCGTTTAAGTttttttggttattaattgagttattgtgctttaagatatttattgaATGCTtaattttgattagtaggtgattctggAGTGGGTCACTACAGACTGCCTATAGGTTCTATTTTTGgtaaaaatttgaatatttgtGCCTTGAACATATAATGTCATCAAATTTTATGCTCTTTGTCTAGCTTTTCTTGCACGAATATAGATGTTGATAACTCagtttaaagaaaataattctaACGACAACATCTTTAATGCTTCAACTGTTTTGAACAGGCAGACCGGTTATCAGATTGGGATATCTGAACGATTACAACAAGGATGACCCATTGTGTGTCATTGAAAGTGAAAGCAAAACTATTTTCGAGCTGATTAATATGTTCGATGGTTCTGACTTTTTTTTGGGGCAACTGACATCTTTGACTGGTGATCTTGAGTACCTGTTATATATGTAAAGACGGTTTTTTCTATAACAAAGAGATGTTTTTTACCACCAAAACTAAGAGACCTAACAATATTTATGTAAGATAATTATATTCCGAataattcttttatttaatttaattgaatgATTTAGCGTTTTCAATTTTTGcataattgattttttattattttgtacttgtaatattttttttatttatcttttttagGAATATGAGTACTTAAATGAACtatataattatgtaataaataaaaataatgaatgaGGCCCTTTAATTAGGTCTCACGCTTATGTAGATTAGAAATATTGAAAGATatcacataataaatatacaaaGTGTGATcgaatatatatttgatttgtACAAAATTATATGTATAATAAATTTCACAAAAACTCGTGAGActatcaattttgtgagatctcctatttgattttatttgaaccaataaaaaatattaatttttatatcaaaaatattgtttttcatTGTAAAaatcagtgttctaaaaattTCGCTTAAGAGACGCTTAATcttgtttaaaatttaatacGCTTAAGCTCGATTAAGCGATCGCTTTTTAGAATGAAAGATTTcatatcatttattttttaaaataaaaatatttttataaatatgtatatttatagtttagaatttgaattatctattaaataatatatttatggttaatctaacattttatttaatgtttgtcttaaaataattaaaattatagtaaaaattgaAAACGCTTTTTCACGCTTAAACTCGTTCTAAGCTCTCTTAAGCTTGAAAATCTTGAAGCTTAACCTCCACGCTTTGACGCACTTCATGCTTTTTAGAACCTTAgtaaaaatatcaattttttttaataagttatatatatatatatatatatatatattaaagagGACTATTGTGTAGTGAAAATACTAATTTTACGTCAAAAATATAATGTCAAtatatgctatatatatatatatattaaagagGACTATTGTGTAGTGAAAATACTAATTTTACGTCAAAAATATAATGTCAATATATGCTAATTGGAGTTAATTtcgtaaaaataataatttttacttGTAAGCATAGTCCGAGACGATACATTTTACAGATATAAATCTTTAAAAATTGAAGGGAGACTTACTataaaaagttttactttaattttttttttttaaaaaaatgaaatactAATTCGGGGAGCACGAGAGTTGGGAAAGGGAATCATATTTAATAGGGTACATGGGGCTGTcagaaaactgaattttcaatACCTTTCCTCCTCAAATAAAACTATTTTGGATTCGTTTCTCTCGCCCAAAACACACACTAGAATGAGAGAAATGGCATCTTGTTTAAGCGAATACGCAGTACAAATCTCCGATACTTCATGCTCTACTTATTCAAACAATATTAATTCTTGTATCTCCCCATCTCTAAATTTGGTCCCTTCAATCCAAAACGATGTTACCTGTTTGTATAGAACAGTTCTCTCCACTCAGAAACAGGTCTTAATCACAGTTTCATGGTGCAAAAACAGTTTGTTTCAAGGCCTCAACATAAATTTTGGCCAAGACTCATCCAACCCCTTCAAGCTCAACACCAATTCAAGGTTGTTCCGAAAGTTAAGAGGCAACAAATCGTTCGAACACCAGGGTTTAAGAGTCGAAATTCTGTGGGATCTTTCGGCTGCACAGTATCAATCAGGTCCTGAACCAGTTGAGGGATACTATATTATAGTCATGGTGGATTCAGAAGTAGTTCTGGCTCTTGGAGACGAAGCTACCGAGAAAAACTGCGCCGCAAGGGATGCGAAATTCTCGTTAGTCTCACGTCAAGAACACTATTCAGGCAACACCCTTTACTCAACCAAGGCTCAGTTCTGCGAGACCGGTGTTTGGCACGATATCTTGATCCGTTGCAGTGGCGAAAACGAAGGGCTTAAGTATCCGGTTCTCTCGGTTTGCATCGATAAGAAAATGGTGATTCGAGTGAAGAGATTGCAGTGGAATTTTCGGGGGAATCAGACGATTTTCCTCGACGGATTGCTGGTGGATTTGATGTGGGATGTTCATGGCTGGTTCTATAATTCGCGGCCGGGATGTGCGGTGTTCATGTTCAGGACAAGAAGTGGGATGGAGAATAGATTGTGGCTGGAAGAGAAGATGGTGCC comes from the Henckelia pumila isolate YLH828 chromosome 1, ASM3356847v2, whole genome shotgun sequence genome and includes:
- the LOC140876331 gene encoding uncharacterized protein encodes the protein MREMASCLSEYAVQISDTSCSTYSNNINSCISPSLNLVPSIQNDVTCLYRTVLSTQKQVLITVSWCKNSLFQGLNINFGQDSSNPFKLNTNSRLFRKLRGNKSFEHQGLRVEILWDLSAAQYQSGPEPVEGYYIIVMVDSEVVLALGDEATEKNCAARDAKFSLVSRQEHYSGNTLYSTKAQFCETGVWHDILIRCSGENEGLKYPVLSVCIDKKMVIRVKRLQWNFRGNQTIFLDGLLVDLMWDVHGWFYNSRPGCAVFMFRTRSGMENRLWLEEKMVPKDKDKVEFSLMIYACKNM